A stretch of Lactiplantibacillus brownii DNA encodes these proteins:
- the groES gene encoding co-chaperone GroES, whose translation MLKPLGDRVILQQQAEEEQTVGGIVIANNAKEKPQSGKVVAVSDGRVLDNGSKVAPSVKVGEQVLFDKYAGTEVKYEGATYLVLHEKDIVAVED comes from the coding sequence GTGTTAAAACCATTAGGTGATCGTGTCATTTTGCAACAACAAGCAGAAGAAGAACAAACAGTTGGCGGAATCGTTATTGCCAATAACGCTAAGGAAAAGCCACAAAGCGGTAAAGTTGTTGCCGTTTCCGATGGCCGTGTTTTAGATAACGGGTCTAAAGTAGCCCCAAGTGTCAAAGTCGGCGAACAAGTTTTGTTTGACAAATACGCTGGTACTGAAGTTAAGTATGAAGGCGCTACGTATCTTGTTTTGCACGAAAAAGATATTGTCGCAGTCGAAGACTAA
- the groL gene encoding chaperonin GroEL (60 kDa chaperone family; promotes refolding of misfolded polypeptides especially under stressful conditions; forms two stacked rings of heptamers to form a barrel-shaped 14mer; ends can be capped by GroES; misfolded proteins enter the barrel where they are refolded when GroES binds) codes for MAKELKFSEDARSAMLKGVDQLADTVKSTLGPKGRNVVLEQSYGSPTITNDGVTIAKAIELDDHFENMGAKLVSEVASKTNDIAGDGTTTATVLTQSIVNEGMKNVTAGANPVGIRRGIEEATKTAVDSLHAMAHEVKTQEDIAQIAAVSSSSQETGKLIAEAMEKVGHDGVITIEESRGVDTSLDVVEGMQFDRGYLSQYMVTDNDKMEADLDSPYILITDKKISNIQDILPLLQSIVEQGKPLLIIADDISGEALPTLVLNKMRGTFNVVAVKAPGFGDRRKEQLQDIAILTGGTVITDDLGLELKDTTIDQLGQANKVTVTKDNTTIVEGAGAKDAISERVDFIRNQISETTSDFDKEKLQERLAKLAGGVAVVRVGAATETELKERKYRIEDALNATRAAVEEGFVAGGGTALVNVIKDVDALKETGDVQTGINIVKRALEEPVRQIAENAGLEGSVIVEKLKEQKPGVGFNASTDEWVDMVKAGIVDPTKVTRSALQNAASVSALLLTTEAVVAEKPEPQAPAAPAAPNPGMGGMM; via the coding sequence ATGGCTAAAGAATTAAAGTTTTCTGAAGACGCACGTTCAGCAATGCTCAAAGGTGTCGATCAATTAGCTGACACTGTAAAATCAACGCTTGGTCCTAAGGGTCGTAACGTTGTTTTGGAACAATCATATGGCTCACCAACTATTACTAATGATGGGGTCACAATTGCTAAGGCCATCGAATTAGACGACCATTTTGAAAACATGGGTGCTAAATTAGTTTCGGAAGTTGCTTCTAAAACTAATGATATCGCCGGTGATGGGACGACTACTGCGACGGTCTTAACACAATCGATCGTTAATGAAGGTATGAAGAACGTAACTGCCGGTGCTAACCCAGTTGGCATTCGTCGTGGGATCGAAGAAGCGACTAAGACGGCGGTTGATTCATTGCATGCAATGGCTCACGAAGTTAAGACACAAGAAGATATCGCTCAAATCGCGGCGGTTTCATCTTCAAGTCAAGAAACTGGTAAGTTAATTGCTGAAGCAATGGAAAAAGTTGGTCATGATGGCGTCATCACGATTGAAGAATCACGTGGCGTTGACACAAGCTTGGATGTTGTTGAAGGTATGCAATTTGATCGTGGTTACTTATCACAATATATGGTTACCGATAACGATAAGATGGAAGCAGACCTCGATAGCCCTTACATTTTAATTACCGATAAGAAGATCTCGAATATTCAAGATATCTTACCATTATTGCAATCAATCGTTGAACAAGGCAAGCCATTGTTGATCATCGCGGATGATATCTCTGGTGAAGCTTTACCAACCTTAGTCTTAAACAAGATGCGTGGGACGTTCAATGTCGTTGCAGTTAAGGCACCCGGTTTTGGTGATCGGCGTAAGGAACAATTACAAGATATTGCCATCTTAACTGGTGGGACGGTCATCACTGATGATTTAGGTCTTGAATTGAAAGACACTACGATTGATCAATTAGGTCAAGCTAACAAAGTTACGGTTACTAAAGATAACACCACCATCGTTGAGGGTGCTGGTGCTAAGGATGCCATCTCAGAACGAGTTGACTTCATCCGTAACCAAATTAGTGAAACCACTTCTGATTTTGATAAAGAAAAGCTCCAAGAACGTTTAGCTAAGTTGGCTGGCGGGGTCGCCGTTGTGCGGGTCGGTGCTGCAACTGAAACTGAATTGAAGGAACGTAAATATCGGATCGAAGATGCTTTGAACGCAACTCGTGCAGCCGTTGAAGAAGGCTTCGTTGCTGGTGGTGGGACTGCCTTGGTTAACGTTATCAAAGACGTTGACGCTTTAAAGGAAACTGGTGACGTTCAAACTGGGATTAACATTGTTAAACGTGCTTTGGAAGAACCAGTTCGTCAAATCGCCGAAAACGCTGGCCTTGAAGGTTCAGTTATCGTTGAAAAACTCAAGGAACAAAAACCTGGCGTTGGCTTCAATGCTTCGACAGATGAATGGGTTGATATGGTTAAAGCTGGGATCGTTGATCCAACCAAGGTGACACGTTCAGCTTTACAAAATGCAGCCTCAGTTTCAGCCTTATTATTAACGACTGAAGCCGTTGTTGCTGAAAAGCCTGAACCACAAGCACCAGCAGCA